The segment TAGCCGTTGTCGAGCTGCAGCCCGTCGCCGGTGAGCCGGACGGCGCGGGCGCCGGTGTAGACCTCGGTCCCGAGCCGTCGCAGGTCGCGGGCGAGAACGGCCCCCGCACCGGAGCCGACCTGGCTGGCGAGGAGGTGGTCGGCCCCCTCGACGACCTCGGTGAGCAGCCCGCGCACCGCCAGCGCCCGCGCGACCTGCAGGCCGAGCAACCCGCCGCCCACGACGACGGCCCTCGGTCTCCTGACAGGGCTCCGCCCTTCCTCGACCAGCGGGGCGGCCGACCCCTCGACCAGCGAGCGGGTGGCCGCGTCCAGCCGGCGGCAGTCGTCGAGGGTGCGGAACGCGTGGACGCGCGGGTCGAGGGTGCCGTCGCGGCGGACCAGCCCGCGGATCGGCGGCAGGGTGGGGATCGAGCCGCAGGCCAGGACGAGCCGGTCGTAGGCGACGCGCTGCCCGTCGACCAGCACGACCTCGCGGGCGTCCCGGTCGACCTCGAGCACGCGGGCCTCGAGGCGCAGGTCGATGCCGTGCTCGGCGTACCACTCCGCCGACCGCAGGGTCAGCGCGTCGGCCGCGTGGGTCCCCTCGAGCACCGCCGACAGCAGGATGCGGTTGTACGGCGGGCTCGCCTCGTCGGCGAGGACCGTGACCGCGAACCGCTCGTCGCCGGCGAGGTGCTCGCCCAGCCGGGCGGCCGCCATCCCGCCGCCGACGACCACGACCCGCTCAGGCATGCGCGACCGGTGAGAGGCGGGCGGCGCACACCTTGAACTCCGGCATCCGGGACGCCGGGTCGAGGGCGTCGTTGGTCAGCCGGTTTGCCCCCACCCAGTGGAACGGCACGAAGACCGTGTCCGGCCGGATCGTCGGCACCACCTTCGCGGGGGCGGTCATCTCGCCACGCCGGGTCGCGACGCGCACCGCGTCGCCCTGCCTGACGCCGAGGCGCCCGGCGAGCAGCGGGTGCATCTCGACGAAGGGGCCGTCGTCGGGCAGCGAGCGGACCCGCCGGGTCTGGGCACCGGACTGGTACTGCGCCAGCACGCGTCCGGTGGTGAGGTGGATCGGGTAGTCCGCGCACGGCTGCTCGGCCGCCCCGCGGTGCTCGACGGCGTGCATCCGGGCCCGGCCGTCGGCGTGCGCGAAAGACTCGGCGAACAGCCGCTCGCCGCCCCAGAAGACGCCCTGCTCGTCGCGGATCCGGTCGTAGGTGATCGCCGAGTAGTCGGCCGGGCCGCCCGCCGACGCACGGCCGAGCTCGACGAAGACCTCCTCCGGGTCGGTCGGGAACGACGCCTGCGAGCCGATCCGCTCGGCCAGTCCCGCGAGCACCTCGAGGTCGGTCCGCACGCCCGACGGTGGCGTGATCGCGCGTTGCCGCAGGACCACCCGACCCTCGAGGTTGGTCATCGTGCCGGTCTCCTCTGCCCACTGCGTCACCGGCAGCACGACGTCGGCCAGCGCCGCGGTCTCCGACATCACGACGTCGCACACCACGAGCAGGTCCAGCGCCTCCAGCCGCGAGGTCACGTGGGTCGCGCGCGGCGCACTGACGACGATGTTGGAGCCGAGCACCAGCAGCGCGGACGGCCCGTCGGGCGTGCCGAGCGCGTCGAGGAGCTCGTACGCCGATCGCCCGGGGCCGGGCAGCGCGTCGGGGTCGACACCCCACACGCCGGCGACGTGCGCGCGGGCGGCGGGGTCGTCGATGCGCCGGTAGCCGGGCAGCTGGTCGGCCTTCTGCCCGTGCTCGCGCCCGCCCTGGCCGTTTCCCTGGCCGGTCAGGCAGCCGTAGCCCGCACCGCGCCTGCCCACCATGCCCCGCGCGAGGGCGACGTTGATCCAGGCCAGCACGGTGTCCGTGCCCGTCGAGTGCTGCTCCGCCCCGCGCGCGGTGAGCACCATGACGCGGGACTTCGCTCCCAGCATCTCCGCCAGCGCCCGCACCTCGTG is part of the Nocardioides cavernae genome and harbors:
- a CDS encoding FAD-dependent oxidoreductase codes for the protein MPERVVVVGGGMAAARLGEHLAGDERFAVTVLADEASPPYNRILLSAVLEGTHAADALTLRSAEWYAEHGIDLRLEARVLEVDRDAREVVLVDGQRVAYDRLVLACGSIPTLPPIRGLVRRDGTLDPRVHAFRTLDDCRRLDAATRSLVEGSAAPLVEEGRSPVRRPRAVVVGGGLLGLQVARALAVRGLLTEVVEGADHLLASQVGSGAGAVLARDLRRLGTEVYTGARAVRLTGDGLQLDNGYVLPCDLVVLTAGGRPSTALARRAGLMVRRGVVVDHTLTSVTDDRVHAIGDCAEHRRRTTGFVPPAWEQAEVLARLLRGEEASYDGSRSVARLRATGLDVAVLGDPERAEGEVVEVTNPIAGSHRRLVVHGGRIVAAALVGDLSRVGLITQLYDRGTLLGPDEPGQLLLPEAADAPAPLPDEAEVCACAGVTAGEVRACASMSECVDRTRATTGCGGCADVVRRLVEDSPAPVAVG
- a CDS encoding molybdopterin oxidoreductase family protein is translated as MTATQTETHCPYCSLQCGMRLAGRRTPEVSAWEEFPVNRGALCRKGWAAAGLYGGRERLTSPLVRDRETGEWSAVSWDDALDRVAAGIRAAQVAGGSDGVAVFGGGGLTNEKAYSLGKFARVALGTSQIDYNGRWCMSSAASAGIRAFGLDRGLPFPLADVEETDVLVLVGSNLVETMPPAARHLDRLRERGGKVVVIDPRRTPTADRADLHLQPVPGTDLALALGVLHLLVAAGAVDASYLAERTTGWEDVRDSVASWWPERVERVTGIDAHEVRALAEMLGAKSRVMVLTARGAEQHSTGTDTVLAWINVALARGMVGRRGAGYGCLTGQGNGQGGREHGQKADQLPGYRRIDDPAARAHVAGVWGVDPDALPGPGRSAYELLDALGTPDGPSALLVLGSNIVVSAPRATHVTSRLEALDLLVVCDVVMSETAALADVVLPVTQWAEETGTMTNLEGRVVLRQRAITPPSGVRTDLEVLAGLAERIGSQASFPTDPEEVFVELGRASAGGPADYSAITYDRIRDEQGVFWGGERLFAESFAHADGRARMHAVEHRGAAEQPCADYPIHLTTGRVLAQYQSGAQTRRVRSLPDDGPFVEMHPLLAGRLGVRQGDAVRVATRRGEMTAPAKVVPTIRPDTVFVPFHWVGANRLTNDALDPASRMPEFKVCAARLSPVAHA